In the bacterium SCSIO 12741 genome, CATGGATAGTGGATCAGGCATGGCCAACTTAGGCCAGGTAGATGGAGCTATTTCAGGTAATATCATTTGCCAGTTTCGTTCCAACACCCTAACCAACGTTGATTATCGACACATTTCATCTCCAGTAGCAGGACTCACCATTGGAAACATTCAATACAATGCTACTTCTTGTGAAGAGTGTTTTTACACTTGGGGTTTTACCGGTGCCAATACTGCTTCTGGAAGCCCTGCGAGTACGTTTACCTACAACAACTCCAACATGACCGGATCGGGTAATTTTGACGATGGATGGGTAACGGCTACTAATTCAACCAACAGCATTTCCCATAACAATGGAACCATTTTCTACATTGGCCCTGGATCAGGAAGCTTTAACCGTAGTTCTTACAACTTCGAAGCGGTTGGGGCTGCCAATACGGGTACTACCCTAATTAACGCTGGAAGTGGCGCTAATATGGCTTACGATGCAGCTAACGCAGGAGATAATAACTACAACTGGTGTTTAATTGGAAACCCTTACCCTTCAGCTACTGATTGGACTTTGGTGAATGCCAACACCAATACAAGTAACGTTGAAGCAGTTATGTACATCTACTCTCCTGATGGAGGTGGCTGGGTAGCCAGTAACTCAGGTGGTAATGCAAACATTATCCCTGCTTTTCAAGGTTTTATGATTCGTTCAAGTGGATCTAATGCAGCGGTAGAGTTTCAGGAAAATGACAAAACAACTACCCAACGTGCTTACCAAAAATCCATTATGGATGAGGAACGTATCTACTTTAGATTGACCAACGTTCACACACCGAAATACAACTGGGGTTCGATTCGCTTCAATGCAAATGCAACACCAAGCTACGATCAGGATATTGATGCGCTACACTTGCAGAATCCATACCCTTCTCCAAACGTTGCAGCCCTTACCCCAGACATGGAAGAGCTTCAGGTATATTCTACCTCACAGCATCTGCCACACTTAGAAATCCCGTTGAAGACGATGGGTTATTTCTCAGATACTTACACCTTACACCTCACCAATCCAGATGGAATTGAGGGATGTTTTGTGTTGGAGGACAAGTTTGAAAACAAAATGATTCCATTTCAATCAGACAGCTTGTCTTATTCATTCCAATTGAACGATAGTAACGATGTCGCTCGCTTTGTACTCCATGTGTACAATATGGCCGAAGAAGTGAATGTAGAAAACAGTTCTTGCTCGGGTGAGAATGATGGATCCGTTGCTCTTGAATTGTACAACGATCAGCTTCAGCACAACGTATTCTTACTGGACGACAACAATCAAGTTATTGGTACTGAATTTGCCGTTTCCAAAAGTGTTTCCTTTAGCGATTTGAAGCCGGGTAACTACACCATTCAAATTGATGCTTCAGGATTGACTTGTCCAACGATTGAAGAATTCTTCACCGTGTTTGAGCCAGGTGCTATGAGCCCTGATTTTGAGTTCGCTGGAGATTCCTTGATTTTCCATGTGAACGAAGAGATTTCCTTTGACAATCTGAGTAAGGGTGCCATCGCAACCTATCACTGGGACTTTGGCGATCAAAACACATCGATGGAAATGATTCCTACC is a window encoding:
- a CDS encoding PKD domain-containing protein; this encodes MRLTITFLLVLAYGSVFGTMVTSNGDGNWNVGSTWVGGVPPGATDSVTIQSGHDIIVTADASCGVIQIDGNSNTTTLTVNASQTLTCTRLHILPSGTNQTVNLTVNGAINVSNGFQCWDNGNSGSVLNITGSGRISATGYVNFWATGGLTVNVGATLQSNTQLYLATTFGNQVTVDVTDSIILYSKTIFQSIYGSHSSSNTVLDMDNASGVLYFPSTMAWQFIGTGGEIQNSASGGRTVYDNLAAYSSDSRFQYDDIVVNANNTLTTTKSFSNTNVFGNLIIESGVSLSAGSTSLDIGCGVSNSGTLTSGATGTVNFNGTALQTISGGGTFNLYTVTSSNASGVTYSGTDTMDINSNLVISSGTFSTSGRVRLMDSGSGMANLGQVDGAISGNIICQFRSNTLTNVDYRHISSPVAGLTIGNIQYNATSCEECFYTWGFTGANTASGSPASTFTYNNSNMTGSGNFDDGWVTATNSTNSISHNNGTIFYIGPGSGSFNRSSYNFEAVGAANTGTTLINAGSGANMAYDAANAGDNNYNWCLIGNPYPSATDWTLVNANTNTSNVEAVMYIYSPDGGGWVASNSGGNANIIPAFQGFMIRSSGSNAAVEFQENDKTTTQRAYQKSIMDEERIYFRLTNVHTPKYNWGSIRFNANATPSYDQDIDALHLQNPYPSPNVAALTPDMEELQVYSTSQHLPHLEIPLKTMGYFSDTYTLHLTNPDGIEGCFVLEDKFENKMIPFQSDSLSYSFQLNDSNDVARFVLHVYNMAEEVNVENSSCSGENDGSVALELYNDQLQHNVFLLDDNNQVIGTEFAVSKSVSFSDLKPGNYTIQIDASGLTCPTIEEFFTVFEPGAMSPDFEFAGDSLIFHVNEEISFDNLSKGAIATYHWDFGDQNTSMEMIPTHVYQEAGIYKVALTVSNGNDDCNMSKERFIQVNENHLGQGEWVDHGPIQLRGMKDHVLVVSDQDALSGMNYQFLDVSGKVLSEGTLDSGERNEKVAIPHSNGLIIFVLKSGDETHHLKLVR